The genome window GATGAAGCGAGCGCGGAGGAAAAATACGTCGGCGACGAATTTATAGAAAAAATCGTCAAGCCTATCAACGCCGCCAGGGGCGATAGCCTGCCCGTTTCGGCGTTTGTTGGCTTTGAAGACGGACACTTTAAATCAGGCACGACGCAATACGAAAAACGCGGCATCGGCGTAATGGTGCCTAAGTGGATCGAGAGCAACTGCATCCAGTGCAACCAGTGCGCCTTCGTCTGCCCGCACGCGGTCATCAGACCGTTTCTCATCGACGAAAACGAGCTCGCCGCCGCGCCGCAAACCGTGCAAGATCACGTCCTAGACGCCAAGGGCAAAGAGGTAAAAGGACTAAAATACAAAATCCAAGTAAGCCCTCTAGACTGCACGGGCTGCGAGCTGTGCGCTCAAAACTGCCCGAGCAAGGAAAAATCGCTCATCATGGTGCCTCTAGCAGAGGAGATGGAGAAAAACGAGCAGGAAAATGCGGATTATTTATTTAAAAAAGTAACCTACAAAGACGATCTGATGAGCAAAGAAAGCGTCAAGGGCGTGGGCTTTGCGCAGCCGCTATTTGAGTTTCATGGCGCATGCCCAGGTTGCGGCGAGACGCCTTATATCGGGCTTGTGACGAGACTATTTGGCGACCGTATGATAGTGGCAAACGCCACCGGATGTAGCTCGATCTACGGCGGTAGCGCGCCTTCGACGCCTTATACGACGAACAAAGAGGGCAAGGGCGTAGCGTGGGCGAACTCGCTGTTTGAGGATAACGCGGAGTTTGGTATGGGTATGAACGTCGCTGTAGAGACGCTGCGCCACCGCATCGAGGATGTGATGCTGCGCACTAAAGACGCCGCGCCAAATGCTCTAGCCGCGCTATACTCCGACTGGATCGCGCACAAAAACGACGGCGAAAAAACGACGCAAATCGCTAAAATTTTGACCCCTCTTTTGGAGCAAAATTTAAGCGTCCCGGGCGTAAAAGAAATTTTAGAGCTAAAAAGATACCTCGTCAAAAAATCCCAGTGGATCATCGGCGGCGACGGCTGGGCGTACGACATCGGCTTTGGCGGGCTTGATCACGTGCTAGCTAGCGGCGAGAACGTAAATGTGCTCGTGCTAGATACCGAAGTCTACTCAAACACCGGCGGTCAAAGCTCAAAATCAAGCCGTGCGGGCTCGATAGCGCAGTTTACGGCTAGCGGCAAGCCGATGCAGAAAAAAGATCTGGGCTACATCGCGATGACCTATGGAAATATCTTCGTCGCGCAGATCAACTCAAATGCGAGCCAAGCAAACACGATAAAAGCTATCGCCGCAGCCGAGGCCTACGATGGACCTAGCCTCGTGATCGCGTATTCGCCGTGCATCGCGCACGGTATCAAGGGCGGCTTGGCGCTCTCGGGCGATCAGGGCGAGCTAGCGACCAAATGCGGCTACTGGCCGACCTACGTCTACGATCCGCGCCTAATCAAAGAGGGCAAGAATCCGCTCAAAATGACTTCAAAAGATCCTGATTGGTCGCTTTACGAGGAGTTTTTGCTAAACGAGGTTCGCTACAACTCGCTTAAAAAAACTAACCCGCAGCACGCCGACGAGCTGCTGGCTAAAAACAAGGTCGACGCGCAAAGACGCTACCGCCAGCTAAAACGCCTAAGCTTGGCTGACTTTAGCGATGAGGTCGAGTCTAGCGCGGAAGCTCAGGCTAACGAAAGCGCCGAGTAGGGCGCAAATTTCTCTCGCTCAAATTTGACGGGCGATGGAAAATATCTGTAAATTTAGCCGCTCGTTTGGGCGGTTAAATTTGCTTTCAAATTTGAAAATTTTAAATTTAACGCGGCAAATTTAAAAGGTGCAAAATGAGCCAAACCCATCCTTTTAAACCGATTTTTGATAAAAACTCTAAAATTTTAATCCTCGGTTCCTTCCCTTCCGTAGTTTCTCGTAAATTTGGCTTTTACTACGCAAATCCGCAAAATCGTTTCTGGCGGGTGCTGGCTGGGATTTTAAACGCTCCGTTACCAGAAAGCACGGATGAAAAGATAAATTTTCTGCTCGCTCACCGCATCGCTATCTACGACGCTGCGATCTCGTGCGAGATAAAGGGCTCGAGCGATGCCAAAATGACCGCCATCGCACCCGTAAATTTAGAGCCGATTTTTGGCGGCGCGCGCATAGCGCAGGTATTCGCAAATGGCGGCAAGGCTTATGAAATTTGTAAAAAATATTTAGAAGACGAGATTTTAAAAGCGACCAAAAATGCGGTGACAAAGCTACCATCGACCAGCCCTGCAAATGCTAAATTTAGTATAGATAAACTTGCGAGCGAATGGTCGGTGATAGCTGAGGCTTTAAAGTAGGTCAAAAACTCAAAACAGCTTCGTCTTTCGTCTCTATGCTATTAATCTTTTAGTAAAATTTACCTTCTTGAGTGACTTAACTAACTATGCCGTTTTTTAAAAATAAAAAAACTATTTTTATATTGACATTGGTTATTATTTTGATATAATTGCACCACTGACTTAAATTTTTCAGTGGTTCAAGTATTTTTAATACTTGTATTATTTTATAAATTTAAATGAACAAAATCAGTTTTGATTACTAAATTTGCTAAAGCAATAGCAAAATTTAGTTATGTAGAAATTTAAAAATATTTTTGTGGCATATATTAGAAACATAAAAAATAGACATCTTAATCTAAAAGGATAGGTAATGAACAAGCATTTATTTGCACTTTTGGCTTTGGCGGCATTTAGCAGCCACTCTTTGGCTCACGAGTTTTGGCTGTTTGGAAGCAGCAAAGACGTAACTAGCGTTGAGATCGGCTATGCGGACGATTTTCCGACTGTTGAAAAGATCCCGGATAACAGGATTGCCCTATTTGAAGCCCC of Campylobacter showae contains these proteins:
- a CDS encoding DNA-deoxyinosine glycosylase, which codes for MSQTHPFKPIFDKNSKILILGSFPSVVSRKFGFYYANPQNRFWRVLAGILNAPLPESTDEKINFLLAHRIAIYDAAISCEIKGSSDAKMTAIAPVNLEPIFGGARIAQVFANGGKAYEICKKYLEDEILKATKNAVTKLPSTSPANAKFSIDKLASEWSVIAEALK